A part of Saccopteryx bilineata isolate mSacBil1 chromosome 8, mSacBil1_pri_phased_curated, whole genome shotgun sequence genomic DNA contains:
- the P2RY13 gene encoding P2Y purinoceptor 13, whose protein sequence is MNATEAKGFNGSERCPRDTRVAQLLFPAAYTAVFFAGILLNTLALWVFVHIPSSSTFIVYLKNMLVADLVMTLTLPLKILSDARLGPWQLRAFVCRYSAVVFYVTMYVGIVLLGLVALDRFLKIVRPFGKFSVQKPAFAKTVSALVWTLLSLISLPNVVLSDKAATPSSVRKCASLKGPLGLKWHQGVNYMCQVIFWTTLALMLLFYGVIAKKVYDSYRKSKSKDSRGSRKLEGKVFLVVAVFFLCFAPFHFARVPYTHSQTGSTASCRLQNQLFLAKETTLLLATTNICMDPLIYIFLCKKFTRRLLCMRGRKSTAPIQGNYTSQTENITLA, encoded by the coding sequence ATGAACGCCACGGAGGCGAAGGGCTTCAACGGGTCTGAGCGGTGCCCGCGGGACACACGGGTGGCCCAGCTGCTGTTCCCGGCCGCCTACACGGCCGTGTTCTTTGCCGGCATCTTGCTGAACACGCTGGCCCTGTGGGTGTTCGTCCACATCCCCAGCTCCTCCACCTTCATCGTCTACCTCAAAAACATGCTGGTAGCCGACCTGGTCATGACGCTGACGCTGCCACTGAAGATCCTCTCCGACGCGCGCCTGGGCCCCTGGCAGCTCAGGGCCTTCGTGTGCCGTTACTCCGCGGTCGTCTTCTACGTGACCATGTACGTGGGCATCGTCCTGCTGGGCCTCGTCGCCCTGGACAGGTTCCTCAAGATCGTCAGGCCTTTCGGGAAGTTCTCCGTGCAGAAGCCGGCCTTTGCGAAGACGGTGTCGGCCCTCGTCTGGACCCTGCTGTCCCTCATCTCCCTGCCGAACGTCGTCCTGAGCGACAAGGCAGCGACGCCGTCCTCTGTGAGGAAGTGCGCCTCCCTAAAGGGGCCCCTGGGGCTGAAGTGGCACCAAGGGGTCAATTACATGTGCCAGGTCATCTTCTGGACCACGCTGGCCCTCATGCTCCTGTTTTACGGGGTGATCGCCAAAAAAGTGTACGACTCGTACCGGAAGTCGAAGAGCAAGGACAGCAGGGGCAGCCGGAAGCTGGAGGGCAAGGTCTTCCTCGTCGTGGCCGTCTTCTTCCTCTGCTTCGCGCCCTTCCACTTCGCCCGAGTCCCCTACACGCACAGCCAGACCGGCAGCACGGCCAGCTGCAGGCTGCAGAATCAACTGTTTCTAGCTAAAGAAACAACTCTCCTTTTGGCAACAACCAACATTTGCATGGATCCcttaatatatatctttttatgcaAAAAATTCACAAGACGGCTATTATGTATGAGAGGGAGAAAGTCCACGGCACCCATTCAGGGCAATTACACCAGTCAGACAGAAAATATAACCCTAGCCTGA